GTCGGCGCGGCTTAAACCGAGCAGCACACCCGCGTCTTCGAGGTTCTGCAAGAAAAGGTAAACATATGCGGGGCCTGAACCTGAAAGGCCTGTCACCGCATGCAGAAGCTTTTCTTGCTCGAGGTAGATAGCGGTGCCGGTGTTCTCAAAAATTTCGCGCGCGAGCGCAAGGTCTTCACCTGCGCAGAAACGGTTGCCGGTAAATGCCGTAATGCCGCGGCGAATGAGTAACGGAGTATTGGGCATTGCGCGCACGGTAGGCCCATTCTCACCGCGGGCGGCGTCGATTGTCTTCAGCGCAACCCCGGCTGCGATGCTGATCACGAGGCGGTGGTCTGTGACGGCCGTGGCTACCTCAGCAACCTGCGCAGGCTTCGTGGCGATAATGAGGGTTTCTGTTTTTTCAACCAGTGCCTCGAGGCTCTCTGCCAGCGAGATCTTCTTCAGCAGTGATGGCCGCAGCGCTGAAGCAGCTTCGTTACTCTTCTCATAGCCTGAGATTTCGTATTTTGCCGAAAGCGCCTGCGCGAGCGCAGAACCCATTTTTCCGAGACCGACGATTCCGATTTTCATTTGCGACCTGCCGATTTTCTGTTGGTTTTTGAGGTGTTAGCCTGTTTCGCCTGTTTCGCGGGCGCATTCTTGCCCGTGAAGAGAGCGATAGGCTGACCGAAGAGCAATTTCTGCTTCTCTTCAAAATCGAGCAGGTCAACGGAGTCGCGCTCAAAAAGCAGCATCACCGTTGAACCCATTTCAAACCGGCCGAGTTCAGCGCCTTTGCGAATATAAATCTCTTCGTCGTACATGTGCTCTTTCGCGAGGCGAATCCAGCGGTTGGTAGCGATATTGGGGTCATAGGTCACGCGAATTTTGCCAACCGACGTGGCGCCGACTTTGATCACCGCCACGAGCCCATGGTCGCTTTGAATATACGTGATGAGGCGTTCGTTCTTTGAGAAAAGCTGATTGATCGAATTCACCGCCAGGTTATTGACGGGAAAAAGTTTTCCCGGCTGGTAATAATAGCCCAGAATTCGGCCCTCAACCGGCGAATGGATGCGGTGGTAGTCTTGCGGTGAAAGGTAGATCGTCATGTAATGGCCGCCGAGAAACTGCTTGTAGAAGCGGTTGTTGCCCAAGAGGTTCTGCAGCGAAGATTCCATGCCCTTTGACTGCAAAAGCTGGCCTTTTTCGAGCGAGCCCGCGATGAGCAGCCTGCCATCTACTGGCGAAATGATGACGCTCTCTTTCTGGTCGATAAGGCGTGAGCCGTTCTTGAGGGCCCGCGTGAAGAATTTGTTCAGCGATTCGTAATCAGAAATTTCGAGCGCCGCCTCTTGAATATTAATTTTGTAGATGCGCGCAAACGCGAGCACGATCGGTGTCATCATAAAGCGCGGCAGCCTCAGGCCTGCCAGAAATCCGTTGAGCTTCGACACCATATTCTTTGGCAGCAGCGTCAGCAGCAGAACATAAAACCGCACCGCCAAATCATGCTTATGCGGAAACTGCGAGAAGTATTCGAGTGCAAGACGCCGCACCTCGGCAAGTTTACTCAGCAGCGCCGTCAGATATATGACGGCAAGCAGCGAAAACAGCACCGAAGAGATCATCACCTTGTCGCCGAGGTTCAAGAACTGCTGCGACAGAGCGAACGCCAGTACGAAGACGATGCGCGCAGGCCAGATGAGCATGCGGGCGCCGAGCGAAATCAGCAGGCGGTCGAGAATGATAATCCAGACTGCCGACGCAATTGCGCCGAGCGCAAATGCTGAAAGCGCGATGATGAGAAAACCGCCGCGGCCGAGTGAACCTGAAAAAATATGCGCGAGTGAAAATTGCACC
The sequence above is a segment of the Turneriella parva DSM 21527 genome. Coding sequences within it:
- the proC gene encoding pyrroline-5-carboxylate reductase; translation: MKIGIVGLGKMGSALAQALSAKYEISGYEKSNEAASALRPSLLKKISLAESLEALVEKTETLIIATKPAQVAEVATAVTDHRLVISIAAGVALKTIDAARGENGPTVRAMPNTPLLIRRGITAFTGNRFCAGEDLALAREIFENTGTAIYLEQEKLLHAVTGLSGSGPAYVYLFLQNLEDAGVLLGLSRADSRALALQTVLGSAELARQSHEAPQNLIHDVTSPGGTTAVALKSLHRHGFPNAVMEAVTAATRRSVELAAEAKLPPGTGD
- the asd gene encoding archaetidylserine decarboxylase (Phosphatidylserine decarboxylase is synthesized as a single chain precursor. Generation of the pyruvoyl active site from a Ser is coupled to cleavage of a Gly-Ser bond between the larger (beta) and smaller (alpha chains). It is an integral membrane protein.), giving the protein MVSLEAYLSLAVLILLIFTSAAYTLYLRFLPLRYVIYGFRIALAGLGKEDEGTTLTKAQRAGEINNRRAMFLAGSIQANAAILLGIPVIVLWGGAASLVWVALFGILLASLRFATGTLAVSYREKTDYVWLGGARDIIRTTFWGVNGGKAYALLAVAVVLLWGALAQADLWQQFYANPEKTTAPMKLGENIFSNRWAPTLIVITGLIMAVGSLKRVGKVAAVVSPVVTSLLIILAIYIIAQNSQKASGIMSQAFSQALNFKSLTAGIVTSLLVFKCAAFAGIVAPEEATGISGSVTAASVNDYAVKQGLVSMSTALFYTTIFIPLLCLAYATGLPEVKGADAALGGVKALLAPAPAAASEIIRQVQFSLAHIFSGSLGRGGFLIIALSAFALGAIASAVWIIILDRLLISLGARMLIWPARIVFVLAFALSQQFLNLGDKVMISSVLFSLLAVIYLTALLSKLAEVRRLALEYFSQFPHKHDLAVRFYVLLLTLLPKNMVSKLNGFLAGLRLPRFMMTPIVLAFARIYKINIQEAALEISDYESLNKFFTRALKNGSRLIDQKESVIISPVDGRLLIAGSLEKGQLLQSKGMESSLQNLLGNNRFYKQFLGGHYMTIYLSPQDYHRIHSPVEGRILGYYYQPGKLFPVNNLAVNSINQLFSKNERLITYIQSDHGLVAVIKVGATSVGKIRVTYDPNIATNRWIRLAKEHMYDEEIYIRKGAELGRFEMGSTVMLLFERDSVDLLDFEEKQKLLFGQPIALFTGKNAPAKQAKQANTSKTNRKSAGRK